The region TTTTTCAGTTGATTTGATTTTTTTGAATAATCAATATCTTTTTGTTTGTTTTTAATTCTTCTAATATCTAAAATAGTACTCTCAATTAAATCTCTATAAATAGTTCTAAAGATTGTTTGAGGACATGACCATCCACACCAAACTCTACCAAAAATAGTAGTCATAGCAAAAATACCAATAAATAAAAACATTAGTAAAAATGGCATAACATAAAGTTCATTTACATTATAAACAAAGCCTAAGATATGAAATTGTAATTTATCAAATGATAAAAGTAACATATGATTACCATCAATTGTAATAAAAGGTATTACTAGCGTAAATGCAGTGATGAATAGATATGTGAGGTATCTTTTTTTAGTATAAGACATATAAACTCCTTTTGTTTAGTAGGAGTTTATATTTTTTTGGTGTTCATTTGGTGGTATGTTAAATTTTTAATGAAATTAATAGACTATTTTATTTCTTCCATCTTGTTTTGCTTTATATAAATTTTCATCGACTTTTATAAAAAGTTCTTCTATATCTTTTTCATTACTTTTAGTAATGATTCCAACACTAATAGTTATTGGTCTTTTAAGTAATTCTCTTAAAATTTCATCATTTTTTATTTTTATTCTTAATCTTTCTGCTAATTTATAAGCACTGATATTATTCACTTTTGGAAGAAGTGCTATAAATTCATCACCTCCCCATCTTGCAATTAAATCATGTTCTCTAAATGTTCTTTTAAATAAATTTGAAACTCTAACTAGAACTTTATCACCTACTAAATGTCCAAATTCATCATTAATTCTTTTAAAATTATCTATATCAAATAAAATAAGAGTTAAATCTTCTTTACTTGAATCAAAAATATTTTTAAAAGCTTTATCAAAATTATTTCTATTATTTAATGACGTTAATTTGTCTGTAGATGCGAATTTATGAAGAGTATTTTGATTATTATTTATATAATAAATGATTAATATCATTATGATAACAATGATAATTGTAAACATTAGAATATTTAAATAAAAAGTATTTTCAATTTCTTGTGTAAATTGTTCTTCGGTTGCTTCAACACATAAATATAAATCTAATTCTTCTATAAATCTTATATTCATGATATAGTTTTTACCATCTTTTACATACTCTTGTGTTGTTTTATTATTTTGATTAAAATTATTAATTATTGAAGTTATAAATTTGGGATTTTTTTCATCAAATGAATTCATATCTTTTGAAGTAATTAATTTTTTCTTTTCTTTACTAAAAAGATAGATATTATGATTATATTTCTTTTTATAAACTTTTAATAAATTACTTATATGTGATGTTTGTAAACCAACTCCCACTGCGGCAATAAAATTACCGTTAGAGTCTTTAACTTTATAATTTGTAAAAATAGTCATATAATCTTTATAGGCTAAATCAATATCAATATTACTCTCATAAATACCTGTAATATTTTTTAGTCTATAAAACCATTTATCTCTTTGTTCTTTTTGATTTATTTTTTTTAAAATACCTTTTGAGTAGTAATAATTATTTGTTATATTTGATACTAAAAAACTACTAGAAGTATCGTATTTATTTTTAATTGACTCCAAATAAGAAGATATTTCATTTACATTTTTTTCTCCATTTA is a window of Poseidonibacter antarcticus DNA encoding:
- a CDS encoding sensor domain-containing diguanylate cyclase — protein: MSNSIFNKYKLLVLISILLLLGFFTTSYFSYKIAVDLTKDELKYKSLPLSSNSIYSEIQRDLLKPNLISSLMAQDTFMINWILNGEKNVNEISSYLESIKNKYDTSSSFLVSNITNNYYYSKGILKKINQKEQRDKWFYRLKNITGIYESNIDIDLAYKDYMTIFTNYKVKDSNGNFIAAVGVGLQTSHISNLLKVYKKKYNHNIYLFSKEKKKLITSKDMNSFDEKNPKFITSIINNFNQNNKTTQEYVKDGKNYIMNIRFIEELDLYLCVEATEEQFTQEIENTFYLNILMFTIIIVIIMILIIYYINNNQNTLHKFASTDKLTSLNNRNNFDKAFKNIFDSSKEDLTLILFDIDNFKRINDEFGHLVGDKVLVRVSNLFKRTFREHDLIARWGGDEFIALLPKVNNISAYKLAERLRIKIKNDEILRELLKRPITISVGIITKSNEKDIEELFIKVDENLYKAKQDGRNKIVY